One window of Robiginitalea biformata HTCC2501 genomic DNA carries:
- a CDS encoding M1 family metallopeptidase, whose translation MTRLFFLILLATATAYGQGNTAYWQQHVDYRMEVDMDVETYRYTGTQKLVYTNNSPDTLNRVFYHLYFNAFQPGSEMDMRLQAIEDPDGRMTEDGKSRIAGLSPDEIGYLHATSLTQDGTALSYQEEGTVLVVELAEPLLPGSKTTFDMEFEGQVPVQIRRSGRNNREGVALSMSQWYPKLAEYDFEGWHADPYIAREFHGVWGDFDLKLTIDKDYTVGGTGYLQNPQEIGHGYEKPGTSVRTRGKTLTWHFKAPNVHDFMWAADPDYLHDTLRLDNGTLLHFLYKDNPEILENWKNLQPKAAATMEFFNRNIGPYPYDQYSIIQGGDGGMEYAMSTLITGERSFGSLVGVTVHEMAHSWFQHVLATNESRHEWMDEGFTSFISALCMDAVMERQRENPFAGSYNGYRSLAASGREQPLTTHADRYDFNGGYGISAYSKGAVFLAQLGYVIGQDKLMETIRRYYREFQFRHPTPNDFIRVAEKVSGAELEWYLNDFTRTANTIDYGVKSVEAVEGGTRVSLERIGLMPMPIDLLVALNDGTRKTYYLPLRMMRAEKENPYAGFEREVKADWPWAQPVYDLVLVIPIDEIQAIAIDPSGLMADIDLENNIWQPGQ comes from the coding sequence ATGACACGTCTCTTTTTTCTTATCCTGCTTGCAACCGCCACGGCCTATGGCCAGGGCAACACCGCCTACTGGCAGCAACATGTGGACTACCGGATGGAAGTGGATATGGATGTGGAAACTTACCGCTATACCGGCACGCAAAAACTGGTATACACCAATAATTCGCCCGATACGCTGAACCGGGTATTCTACCACCTGTATTTCAACGCTTTTCAACCCGGCAGCGAAATGGACATGCGCCTGCAGGCCATTGAAGACCCGGACGGGCGGATGACCGAAGACGGCAAAAGCCGGATTGCCGGGTTATCCCCGGATGAAATCGGCTACCTCCACGCCACTTCCCTGACCCAGGACGGCACAGCGCTGAGCTACCAGGAGGAAGGTACCGTCCTGGTGGTGGAGCTCGCTGAGCCGCTGCTTCCCGGAAGTAAAACGACCTTTGACATGGAGTTTGAAGGGCAGGTACCCGTACAGATCCGCCGCTCCGGGCGCAACAACCGCGAAGGGGTGGCCCTGTCCATGAGCCAGTGGTACCCGAAACTCGCCGAATACGATTTTGAGGGCTGGCACGCCGACCCGTACATCGCACGGGAATTCCACGGGGTATGGGGAGACTTTGACCTGAAACTGACCATTGACAAGGACTACACCGTGGGCGGAACAGGGTACCTGCAGAACCCCCAGGAAATCGGGCACGGCTACGAGAAACCCGGCACCTCCGTCCGCACCCGGGGCAAGACGCTGACCTGGCATTTCAAAGCGCCCAATGTCCACGATTTCATGTGGGCCGCCGACCCGGATTACCTCCACGATACCCTTCGCCTGGACAACGGGACGCTACTCCACTTCCTGTACAAGGACAACCCGGAAATCCTGGAGAACTGGAAAAACCTGCAGCCCAAAGCTGCGGCAACCATGGAATTTTTCAACCGGAATATCGGGCCTTACCCCTACGACCAGTACTCCATTATCCAGGGGGGCGACGGGGGCATGGAGTACGCCATGAGCACGCTCATCACCGGGGAGCGCTCCTTCGGGAGCCTGGTGGGTGTAACCGTCCACGAAATGGCGCACTCCTGGTTCCAGCACGTCCTGGCCACCAACGAATCCCGCCACGAGTGGATGGACGAAGGCTTCACCTCGTTTATCTCGGCCCTGTGCATGGATGCGGTTATGGAGCGGCAACGGGAGAACCCCTTCGCCGGGTCCTACAACGGCTACCGCAGCCTGGCCGCCTCGGGGCGGGAGCAACCGCTCACCACCCATGCGGACCGGTACGACTTTAACGGGGGGTACGGTATCTCCGCCTATAGCAAAGGGGCTGTATTCCTGGCCCAGCTCGGATACGTGATCGGGCAGGACAAGCTCATGGAGACCATCCGGCGCTATTACCGGGAATTCCAGTTCAGGCACCCCACGCCGAACGATTTTATCCGGGTGGCCGAAAAGGTCAGCGGGGCGGAGCTCGAGTGGTACCTGAACGATTTTACGCGCACGGCGAATACAATCGATTACGGGGTGAAAAGCGTGGAAGCCGTGGAAGGCGGCACCCGGGTTTCCCTGGAGCGCATCGGCCTGATGCCGATGCCCATCGACTTGCTGGTAGCCCTGAATGACGGGACCCGGAAAACCTATTACCTGCCCCTGAGGATGATGCGGGCCGAAAAGGAGAATCCGTACGCCGGCTTTGAGCGGGAAGTAAAAGCGGACTGGCCCTGGGCGCAACCCGTCTACGACCTGGTCCTGGTTATCCCGATAGACGAAATTCAGGCCATTGCCATCGACCCGTCCGGCCTCATGGCGGATATCGACCTGGAAAACAACATCTGGCAGCCCGGGCAATAA